Proteins encoded by one window of Lasioglossum baleicum chromosome 4, iyLasBale1, whole genome shotgun sequence:
- the LOC143207993 gene encoding uncharacterized protein LOC143207993 isoform X4: MPVSNEPRGSSAGEQANSKLVRGTHEDLRARGLWCDGNFGYREPSVDASIIRRTSDPRPAEAA; this comes from the exons ATGCCAGTGTCAAACGAACCGCGCGGAAGTTCAGCAGGGGAGCAGGCGAACAG CAAACTTGTTCGCGGGACCCACGAAGATCTACGAGCCCGTGGCCTGTGGTGCGATGGTAATTTCGGGTATCGGGAACCGTCGGTGGATGCGTCTATTATTCGTCGGACATCTGATCCACGGCCAGCTGAAGCGGCATGA
- the LOC143207993 gene encoding uncharacterized protein LOC143207993 isoform X1, which translates to MPVSNEPRGSSAGEQANRLIVASVPRESINMELFSPRRITGSTPVTSSSGSCKNKRRKRCCWLRSGSWTLMNRTRSAEELKVQRRCFVNRTAIIRDYIDSITIRRIIMVDDLRNHDRS; encoded by the exons ATGCCAGTGTCAAACGAACCGCGCGGAAGTTCAGCAGGGGAGCAGGCGAACAG GTTGATCGTGGCTTCTGTCCCGCGAGAAAGTATCAACATGGAACTTTTTTCCCCGCGCAGGATCACCGGTTCTACACCTGTTACATCGTCATCGGGTTCCTGTAAAAATAAACGCCGTAAAAGATGTTGTTGGCTCCGAAGTGGAAGTTGGACCCTAATGAATCGAACGCGTTCAGCGGAAGAGTTGAAAGTCCAGCGTCGTTGTTTTGTAAACCGAACGGCCATCATTCGAGACTACATTGACTCGATTACAATCCGTCGGATAATCATGGTCGATGATTTGCGAAACCATGATCGTTCCTAA
- the LOC143207986 gene encoding uncharacterized protein LOC143207986 isoform X1, translating to MIRISISFRSNFLPRWLWDGASSIFPRCAGWIRIVINRDMAIVSPVFYPQLGTKYIRTFVGSRKMRLDKVNSFECVSDSNNNNSATNEFGNFQNTSDWIECESESSPDRPYFFNLRTNCTTWARPVSRNVTLPRYRKHPRIYDKNFTCDIDNQPTIVSSESEDSCQSSNLKNDHKFHRSSNEIFAWLYHGIDININDCFDDNQRGFTNSFVSGTPYVLRDEQDPCSPYKKSTFHEVFDKIQTFNGVMQNVAPTADYLEMKLPTSNDAIKIAERNVPPTSEDDDSLIVEKCIAFSSSSSENNHSAQLVPNHYAPRLPRIKSKYLLKEKIRRVKRKWGRVPEKKSVQKIPRKIVCELYGTKTINYDHVEPDLPPGVKRTNLSDSSATSSLWREEHAVLPVNPANFQLIDFCSHTNLSSDSTSSCSCTSCSCSSTSSDASHSSVSNTSKREQK from the exons ATGATCCGCATCTCGATCAGTTTCCGTTCAAACTTCTTGCCTCGTTGGCTGTGGGATGGCGCTTCGTCGATCTTTCCACGTTGCGCAGGATGGATACGGATCGTGATCAATCGTGATATGGCGATTGTTTCGCCAGTGTTTTACCCACAATTAGGTACGAAGTACATACGAACATTTGTTGGCTCAAGAAAAATGCGGTTGGACAAGGTGAACAGCTTCGAGTGCGTCAGCGACTCGAATAATAACAACAGCGCAACGAACGAATTTGGCAACTTCCAAAACACCAGCGACTGGATCGAATGCGAATCGGAAAGCTCCCCAGATCGACCGTACTTTTTCAACCTGAGAACAAATTGTACCACATGGGCGAGACCGGTGTCGCGTAACGTGACGCTTCCACGCTATCGTAAACATCCT AGAATATACGATAAGAATTTCACGTGTGACATAGACAACCAGCCGACGATCGTATCGTCGGAAAGCGAAGACAGTTGCCAATCGTCGAACCTCAAGAACGATCACAAGTTCCACAGATCTTCGAACGAGATTTTCGCTTGGCTGTATCACGGTATCGATATAAACATAAACGATTGTTTCGACGACAATCAACGTGGTTTTACGAACAGTTTCGTCTCAGGTACACCGTACGTTCTCCGCGACGAACAAGATCCATGTTCTCCGTACAAGAAGTCGACGTTCCACGAAGTTTTCGACAAGATACAAACTTTTAATGGCGTCATGCAGAATGTCGCACCCACGGCAGATTACCTTGAAATGAAGCTCCCCACGTCGAACGATGCCATAAAGATCGCGGAACGAAATGTACCGCCTACATCCGAGGATGACGATTCTCTGATCGTCGAGAAATGCATCGCGTTCTCATCCTCTTCTTCTGAAAATAACCATTCCGCTCAACTCGTTCCAAATCATTACGCTCCCCGTTTGCCAAGAATTAAAAGTAAGTATTTACTGAAGGAGAAGATACGAAGGGTCAAAAGAAAATGGGGAAGGGTCCCGGAGAAGAAATCGGTTCAAAAAATACCGAGGAAAATCGTTTGCGAACTGTACGGCACGAAAACGATTAATTATGATCATGTCGAGCCGGACCTCCCCCCCGGCGTCAAGAGAACGAATCTCAGCGACAGCAGCGCGACTTCCTCATTGTGGCGCGAGGAACACGCGGTACTCCCTGTTAATCCGGCTAATTTTCAGCTTATCGATTTCTGTTCACATACGAACCTTTCGAGCGACTCGACCTCTTCCTGCAGCTGCACTTCTTGCAGTTGTTCCTCCACGTCCTCCGATGCAAGCCATAGTTCGGTGTCAAATACCTCCAAAAGAGAACAAAAGTAA
- the LOC143207986 gene encoding uncharacterized protein LOC143207986 isoform X2 produces the protein MIRISISFRSNFLPRWLWDGASSIFPRCAGWIRIVINRDMAIVSPVFYPQLGTKYIRTFVGSRKMRLDKVNSFECVSDSNNNNSATNEFGNFQNTSDWIECESESSPDRPYFFNLRTNCTTWARPVSRNVTLPRYRKHPRIYDKNFTCDIDNQPTIVSSESEDSCQSSNLKNDHKFHRSSNEIFAWLYHGTPYVLRDEQDPCSPYKKSTFHEVFDKIQTFNGVMQNVAPTADYLEMKLPTSNDAIKIAERNVPPTSEDDDSLIVEKCIAFSSSSSENNHSAQLVPNHYAPRLPRIKSKYLLKEKIRRVKRKWGRVPEKKSVQKIPRKIVCELYGTKTINYDHVEPDLPPGVKRTNLSDSSATSSLWREEHAVLPVNPANFQLIDFCSHTNLSSDSTSSCSCTSCSCSSTSSDASHSSVSNTSKREQK, from the exons ATGATCCGCATCTCGATCAGTTTCCGTTCAAACTTCTTGCCTCGTTGGCTGTGGGATGGCGCTTCGTCGATCTTTCCACGTTGCGCAGGATGGATACGGATCGTGATCAATCGTGATATGGCGATTGTTTCGCCAGTGTTTTACCCACAATTAGGTACGAAGTACATACGAACATTTGTTGGCTCAAGAAAAATGCGGTTGGACAAGGTGAACAGCTTCGAGTGCGTCAGCGACTCGAATAATAACAACAGCGCAACGAACGAATTTGGCAACTTCCAAAACACCAGCGACTGGATCGAATGCGAATCGGAAAGCTCCCCAGATCGACCGTACTTTTTCAACCTGAGAACAAATTGTACCACATGGGCGAGACCGGTGTCGCGTAACGTGACGCTTCCACGCTATCGTAAACATCCT AGAATATACGATAAGAATTTCACGTGTGACATAGACAACCAGCCGACGATCGTATCGTCGGAAAGCGAAGACAGTTGCCAATCGTCGAACCTCAAGAACGATCACAAGTTCCACAGATCTTCGAACGAGATTTTCGCTTGGCTGTATCACG GTACACCGTACGTTCTCCGCGACGAACAAGATCCATGTTCTCCGTACAAGAAGTCGACGTTCCACGAAGTTTTCGACAAGATACAAACTTTTAATGGCGTCATGCAGAATGTCGCACCCACGGCAGATTACCTTGAAATGAAGCTCCCCACGTCGAACGATGCCATAAAGATCGCGGAACGAAATGTACCGCCTACATCCGAGGATGACGATTCTCTGATCGTCGAGAAATGCATCGCGTTCTCATCCTCTTCTTCTGAAAATAACCATTCCGCTCAACTCGTTCCAAATCATTACGCTCCCCGTTTGCCAAGAATTAAAAGTAAGTATTTACTGAAGGAGAAGATACGAAGGGTCAAAAGAAAATGGGGAAGGGTCCCGGAGAAGAAATCGGTTCAAAAAATACCGAGGAAAATCGTTTGCGAACTGTACGGCACGAAAACGATTAATTATGATCATGTCGAGCCGGACCTCCCCCCCGGCGTCAAGAGAACGAATCTCAGCGACAGCAGCGCGACTTCCTCATTGTGGCGCGAGGAACACGCGGTACTCCCTGTTAATCCGGCTAATTTTCAGCTTATCGATTTCTGTTCACATACGAACCTTTCGAGCGACTCGACCTCTTCCTGCAGCTGCACTTCTTGCAGTTGTTCCTCCACGTCCTCCGATGCAAGCCATAGTTCGGTGTCAAATACCTCCAAAAGAGAACAAAAGTAA
- the Ppan gene encoding brix domain-containing protein peter pan translates to MGRRKKGRCVKKNKQINLEENLDLVKAPHSFVIHRGLPGEHIVELTRDFRKIMEPFTAASLKERKRNTIKDFLSIASVLHVTHMCIFTKTEQGMYFKLCRLPRGPTLSFKVHSFSLARDVVSMLKKQMVFEELFKNSPLVVLNNFSGEGMQLKLIASMFQNMFPTINLTTVNLSTIRRCLCLNYNPTSKTIDLRHYAIRVVPVGLSKGVKKIVQAKIPNLSKCDDFSEFLTRGTVSESEAEDDPTNQVTLPQTLSSRGNHANSTSAIRLSELGPRLTLELIKIEDGLLDGEVLFHEYVHKSEEEKLLIKKKREEKKKLKEKRKKIQEQNKRRKEEEKQEHKEKSLKGIQKKKTESETLLRKIAKESAKENIVEDDDDAQYYRDEVGEEPDKDLFQRKVGEKRPKKFAPKYKTKKSKSNEP, encoded by the exons ATGGGGCGCCGTAAAAAG GGACGTTGTGTGAAGAAGAATAAACAAATTAATCTGGAAGAAAATCTAGATTTGGTAAAGGCACCGCATTCCTTTGTCATTCATCGTGGTTTACCTGGGGAGCACATAGTGGAGCTCACCCGAGAtttccgtaaaattatggagccATTCACAGCTGCGTCGTTGAAGGAGAGAAAACGGAACACTATCAAAGATTTCTTGTCCATCGCGAGCGTGCTTCATGTTACGCACATGTGCATCTTCACGAAGACAGAACAAGGAATGTATTTTAAGCTATGCAG GTTGCCAAGAGGACCAACGCTTTCGTTTAAAGTACACAGCTTCTCGTTAGCTCGTGATGTGGTATCTATGTTAAAGAAACAGATGGTGTtcgaagaactttttaaaaattctccGCTGGTAGTATTAAACAATTTTAGCGGAGAAGGTATGCAATTGAAGCTTATCGCTTCTATGTTTCAAAATATGTTCCCTACCATAAATTTAACTACG GTAAATTTAAGTACAATTCGCAGGTGTTTATGTTTAAATTACAATCCAACCTCGAAAACGATTGATCTCAGACATTACGCTATTAGAGTGGTGCCAGTTGGTTTATCGAAAGGTGTTAAGAAGATAGTACAAGCTAAGATACCAAACTTGTCTAAATGCGATGATTTTTCCGAGTTTCTGACGAGAGGAACTGTTTCCGAGAGCGAAGCTGAAGACGATCCTACAAACCAAGTCACGTTGCCGCAAACATTGTCTTCGCGTGGTAATCATGCGAATAGCACGAGTGCAATTAGATTGTCCGAATTAGGACCCAGATTAACATTAGAG ttAATTAAAATCGAAGACGGACTTCTGGATGGCGAAGTACTTTTCCACGAATATGTTCACAAATCGGAAGAAGAGAAACTGCtgataaaaaagaaacgagaagaaaaaaagaaattgaaagagaaaaggaaaaagatTCAGGAACAAAACAAAAGACGAAAAGAAGAGGAGAAGCAGGAACACAAAGAGAAATCGCTAAAGGGAATACAGAAGAAGAAAACAGAAAGCGAAACGTTATTGCGAAAAATCGCGAAGGAATCGGCTAAAGAGAACATAGTGGAAGATGACGATGATGCTCAATATTATCGTGATGAAGTAGGAGAGGAACCTGACAAAG ATCTTTTTCAAAGAAAAGTTGGCGAGAAGAGGCCAAAAAAGTTCGCACCTAAATACAAGACGAAAAAATCGAAATCCAACGAACCGTGA